One Aegilops tauschii subsp. strangulata cultivar AL8/78 chromosome 7, Aet v6.0, whole genome shotgun sequence genomic window carries:
- the LOC109773251 gene encoding uncharacterized protein codes for MFNTSYRGIRERPGGTYYAEIRSGDVRLGLGTFGTVHEAARAYDAAAWRLERPPAQMNFRDVFTREQAQSVVPPPRLITDQDRAEHRRRQRRLLIAEEDERAMAEWRRCHPEDVAAERAFWAERTAKRRAERWDRRWRKALTISQCDIVEAGGVSIFGDNDPRWDDMWIDTSDNTSSDEEDEDDSE; via the coding sequence ATGTTTAACACTAGCTACCGCGGCATTCGCGAGCGCCCCGGCGGCACCTACTACGCCGAGATCCGGTCCGGCGACGTCCGGCTCGGCCTCGGCACGTTCGGGACCGTgcacgaggccgcccgcgcgtacgacgcggcggcgtggcgcctagAGAGGCCGCCGGCGCAGATGAACTTCCGCGACGTCTTCACGCGCGAGCAGGCGCAGTCTGTCGTCCCTCCGCCTCGTCTTATCACGGACCAGGACCGTGCGGAGCACCGTCGgcggcagcgccgcctcctcatcgCCGAGGAGGACGAGCGAGCCATGGCAGAGTGGCGCCGGTGCCACCCGGAGGACGTCGCGGCGGAGCGCGCCTTCTGGGCGGAAAGGACGGCAAAGCGCCGCGCGGAGCGGTGGGACAGGCGTTGGCGGAAGGCCCTGACGATATCACAGTGCGATATCGTTGAAGCAGGTGGGGTGTCGATCTTTGGGGATAATGACCCTCGTTGGGATGACATGTGGATCGATACCTCGGACAACACCAGCTCGGAtgaggaggacgaggacgactCAGAGTAG